A part of Escherichia marmotae genomic DNA contains:
- a CDS encoding DUF421 domain-containing protein encodes MKAFDLHRMAFDKVPFDFLGEVALRSLYTFVLVFLFLKMTGRRGVRQMSLFEVLIILTLGSAAGDVAFYDDVPMIPVLIVFITLALLYRLVMWSMAHSEKLEDLLEGKPVVIIEDGELAWSKLNNSNMTEFEFFMELRLRGVEQLGQVRLAILETNGQISVYFFEDEKVKPGLLILPSDCTQRYKVVPESADYACIRCSEIIHMEAGEKQLCPRCANPEWTKASRVKRVT; translated from the coding sequence ATGAAGGCGTTCGATCTCCACCGTATGGCATTCGATAAAGTGCCTTTTGATTTCCTTGGCGAAGTTGCCCTACGCAGTCTCTATACCTTTGTGTTGGTTTTTCTGTTCCTCAAAATGACCGGAAGACGCGGCGTGCGGCAAATGTCGCTGTTTGAAGTGTTAATCATTTTGACACTAGGGTCGGCGGCTGGGGATGTGGCATTTTATGACGATGTGCCGATGATCCCGGTACTTATTGTCTTTATTACTCTGGCGTTGTTATATCGCCTGGTGATGTGGTCGATGGCGCACAGTGAAAAACTGGAAGATCTGTTGGAGGGTAAGCCGGTTGTCATTATTGAAGATGGTGAGCTGGCCTGGTCGAAACTTAATAACTCCAACATGACGGAATTTGAGTTTTTTATGGAGCTACGGTTGCGTGGTGTGGAACAACTGGGACAGGTTCGTCTGGCTATTCTTGAAACCAACGGGCAAATCAGCGTCTATTTCTTTGAAGATGAAAAGGTGAAACCGGGATTACTTATTTTACCCAGTGATTGTACTCAGCGTTATAAAGTGGTGCCGGAGTCGGCGGACTACGCCTGTATCCGTTGCAGTGAAATCATTCATATGGAAGCAGGTGAAAAACAATTATGTCCCCGCTGTGCAAATCCAGAATGGACGAAGGCAAGTCGGGTAAAACGGGTGACCTGA
- the ycaO gene encoding 30S ribosomal protein S12 methylthiotransferase accessory factor YcaO, translating into MTQTFIPGKDAALEDSIARFQQKLSDLGFQIEEASWLNPVPNVWSVHIRDKECALCFTNGKGATKKAALASALGEYFERLSTNYFFADFWLGETIANGPFVHYPNEKWFPLTENDDVPEGLLDDRLRAFYDPENELTGSMLIDLQSGNEDRGICGLPFTRQSDNQTVYIPMNIIGNLYVSNGMSAGNTRNEARVQGLSEVFERYVKNRIIAESISLPEIPADVLARYPAVVEAIETLEAEGFPIFAYDGSLGGQYPVICVVLFNPANGTCFASFGAHPDFGVALERTVTELLQGRSLKDLDVFTPPTFDDEEVAEHTNLETHFIDSSGLISWDLFKQDADYPFVDWNFSGTTEEEFATLMAIFNKEGKDVYIADYEHLGVYACRIIVPGMSDIYPAEDLWMANNSMGSHLRETILSLPGSEWEKEDYLNLIEQLDEEGFDDFTRVRELLGLATGSDNGWYTLRIGELKAMLALAGGDLEQALVWTEWTMEFNSSVFSPERANYYRCLQTLLLLAQEEDRQPLQYLNAFVRMYGADAVEAASAAMSGEAAFYGLQPVDNDLHAFAAHQSLLKAYEKLQHAKAAFWTK; encoded by the coding sequence ATGACACAAACATTTATCCCCGGCAAAGATGCCGCTCTGGAAGATTCCATCGCTCGCTTCCAGCAAAAACTCTCCGACCTCGGTTTTCAAATTGAAGAAGCTTCCTGGCTGAATCCGGTGCCTAACGTCTGGTCTGTACACATCCGCGATAAAGAGTGCGCGCTATGTTTTACCAACGGTAAAGGCGCAACCAAAAAGGCGGCGCTGGCTTCTGCCCTCGGTGAATATTTCGAGCGTCTCTCTACTAACTACTTTTTTGCTGATTTCTGGCTGGGCGAAACCATCGCCAACGGCCCGTTCGTGCATTATCCCAACGAAAAATGGTTCCCACTGACCGAAAACGACGATGTGCCGGAAGGCCTGCTTGATGACCGTCTGAGGGCATTTTACGACCCGGAGAATGAACTGACCGGCAGTATGCTGATTGATCTGCAATCCGGTAATGAAGATCGCGGTATTTGCGGCCTGCCGTTTACTCGCCAGTCCGACAATCAAACCGTTTATATTCCGATGAATATTATCGGTAACCTGTATGTTTCCAACGGTATGTCCGCTGGTAATACCCGCAACGAAGCGCGCGTCCAGGGATTATCCGAAGTTTTTGAACGCTATGTGAAAAACCGCATCATCGCTGAAAGCATCAGCCTGCCAGAGATCCCGGCTGATGTGCTGGCACGTTATCCGGCGGTGGTTGAAGCCATCGAAACGCTGGAAGCGGAAGGTTTCCCAATCTTTGCTTATGATGGTTCGCTTGGCGGTCAGTATCCGGTGATCTGCGTGGTACTGTTCAACCCGGCTAACGGCACTTGCTTTGCCTCTTTCGGCGCACATCCTGATTTTGGCGTTGCACTGGAACGTACCGTGACTGAACTGCTGCAGGGCCGCAGTTTGAAGGACCTGGATGTATTTACTCCGCCAACCTTCGACGATGAAGAAGTAGCTGAACATACCAACCTCGAAACGCACTTTATTGATTCCAGCGGTTTGATCTCCTGGGATCTGTTCAAGCAGGATGCCGATTATCCGTTTGTCGACTGGAATTTCTCCGGCACCACTGAAGAAGAGTTCGCCACGCTGATGGCTATCTTCAATAAGGAAGGTAAAGACGTTTATATTGCTGATTATGAGCATCTGGGTGTCTACGCTTGCCGTATTATCGTGCCGGGCATGTCCGATATTTATCCGGCAGAAGATTTGTGGATGGCGAATAACAGTATGGGCAGCCATTTACGAGAAACGATTCTGTCGCTGCCAGGCAGTGAATGGGAAAAAGAAGATTACCTGAACCTCATCGAGCAACTGGATGAAGAAGGTTTTGACGATTTTACCCGCGTACGTGAGCTGCTGGGTCTGGCAACGGGGTCGGACAACGGCTGGTATACCCTGCGTATCGGTGAACTGAAAGCCATGCTGGCGCTGGCTGGTGGCGACCTGGAACAGGCTCTGGTCTGGACCGAATGGACGATGGAGTTTAACTCATCGGTGTTCAGCCCGGAGCGCGCGAACTATTATCGCTGCCTGCAAACCTTACTGCTGCTTGCTCAGGAAGAAGATCGTCAGCCACTGCAATATCTGAACGCGTTTGTTCGCATGTACGGTGCTGATGCGGTAGAAGCTGCCAGCGCAGCCATGAGTGGCGAAGCCGCGTTTTATGGCCTGCAACCGGTAGACAACGATCTACATGCGTTTGCCGCACATCAGTCACTGCTGAAAGCTTACGAAAAACTGCAACACGCCAAAGCGGCATTCTGGACAAAATAA
- the focA gene encoding formate transporter FocA: MKADNPFDLLLPAAMAKVAEEAGVYKATKHPLKTFYLAITAGVFISIAFVFYITATTGTGTMPFGMAKLVGGICFSLGLILCVVCGADLFTSTVLIVVAKASGRITWGQLAKNWLNVYFGNLVGALLFVLLMWLSGEYMTANGQWGLNVLQTADHKVHHTFIEAVCLGILANLMVCLAVWMSYSGRSLMDKAFIMVLPVAMFVASGFEHSIANMFMIPMGIVIRDFATPEFWTAVGSAPENFSHLTVMNFITDNLIPVTIGNIIGGGLLVGLTYWVIYLRENDNH, from the coding sequence GTGAAAGCTGACAACCCTTTTGATCTTTTACTTCCTGCAGCAATGGCCAAAGTGGCCGAAGAGGCAGGTGTCTATAAAGCAACGAAACATCCGCTTAAGACTTTCTATCTGGCGATTACCGCCGGTGTTTTCATCTCAATCGCATTCGTCTTCTATATCACAGCAACCACTGGCACAGGCACAATGCCCTTCGGCATGGCAAAACTGGTTGGCGGCATTTGCTTCTCTCTGGGGCTGATTCTTTGTGTTGTCTGCGGTGCCGATCTCTTTACTTCTACCGTGTTGATTGTTGTTGCCAAGGCGAGTGGGCGTATCACCTGGGGCCAGTTGGCGAAAAACTGGCTGAATGTCTATTTTGGCAACCTGGTCGGCGCGTTGTTATTTGTACTTTTAATGTGGCTTTCCGGCGAGTATATGACCGCCAATGGTCAATGGGGGCTGAACGTCCTACAAACCGCCGACCACAAAGTGCACCATACTTTTATTGAGGCCGTCTGCCTCGGTATCCTGGCTAACCTGATGGTATGCCTGGCGGTATGGATGAGCTATTCTGGCCGCAGCCTGATGGACAAAGCGTTTATCATGGTGCTGCCGGTCGCGATGTTTGTTGCCAGCGGTTTTGAGCACAGTATCGCAAACATGTTTATGATCCCGATGGGTATTGTAATCCGCGACTTCGCTACACCGGAATTCTGGACCGCTGTCGGTTCAGCACCGGAAAATTTTTCTCACCTGACCGTGATGAACTTCATCACTGATAACCTGATTCCGGTTACGATCGGCAATATTATCGGCGGTGGTTTGTTGGTTGGGTTGACATACTGGGTCATTTACCTGCGTGAAAACGACAACCATTAA
- the pflB gene encoding formate C-acetyltransferase — translation MSELNEKLATAWEGFIKGDWQNEVNVRDFIQKNYTPYEGDESFLAGATEATTTLWDKVMEGVKLENRTHAPVDFDTAVASTITSHDAGYINKQLEKIVGLQTEAPLKRALIPFGGIKMIEGSCKAYNRELDPMIKKIFTEYRKTHNQGVFDVYTPDILRCRKSGVLTGLPDAYGRGRIIGDYRRVALYGIDYLMKDKLAQFTSLQADLENGVNLEQTIRLREEIAEQHRALGQMKEMAAKYGYDISGPATNAQEAIQWTYFGYLAAVKSQNGAAMSFGRTSTFLDVYIERDLKAGKITEQEAQEMVDHLVMKLRMVRFLRTPEYDELFSGDPIWATESIGGMGLDGRTLVTKNSFRFLNTLYTMGPSPEPNMTILWSEKLPLNFKKFAAKVSIDTSSLQYENDDLMRPDFNNDDYAIACCVSPMIVGKQMQFFGARANLAKTMLYAINGGVDEKLKMQVGPKSEPIKGDVLNYDEVMERMDHFMDWLAKQYITALNIIHYMHDKYSYEAALMALHDRDVIRTMACGIAGLSVAADSLSAIKYAKVKPIRDEDGLAIDFEIEGEYPQFGNNDPRVDDLAVDLVERFMKKIQKLHTYRDAIPTQSVLTITSNVVYGKKTGNTPDGRRAGAPFGPGANPMHGRDQKGAVASLTSVAKLPFAYAKDGISYTFSIVPNALGKDDEVRKTNLAGLMDGYFHHEASIEGGQHLNVNVMNREMLLDAMENPEKYPQLTIRVSGYAVRFNSLTKEQQQDVITRTFTQSM, via the coding sequence ATGTCCGAGCTTAATGAAAAGTTAGCCACAGCCTGGGAAGGTTTTATCAAAGGTGACTGGCAGAATGAAGTAAACGTCCGTGACTTCATTCAGAAAAACTACACTCCGTACGAGGGTGACGAGTCCTTCCTGGCTGGCGCTACTGAAGCGACCACTACCCTGTGGGACAAAGTAATGGAAGGCGTTAAACTGGAAAACCGCACTCACGCGCCAGTTGACTTTGACACCGCTGTTGCTTCCACCATCACCTCTCACGACGCTGGCTACATCAACAAGCAGCTTGAGAAAATCGTTGGTCTGCAGACTGAAGCTCCGCTGAAACGTGCTCTTATCCCGTTCGGTGGTATCAAAATGATCGAAGGTTCCTGCAAAGCGTACAACCGCGAACTGGATCCGATGATCAAAAAAATCTTCACTGAATACCGTAAAACTCACAACCAGGGCGTGTTCGACGTTTACACTCCGGACATCCTGCGTTGCCGTAAATCCGGTGTTCTGACCGGTCTGCCAGATGCTTATGGCCGTGGTCGTATCATCGGTGACTACCGTCGCGTTGCGCTGTACGGTATCGACTACCTGATGAAAGATAAACTGGCACAGTTCACCTCTCTGCAGGCTGATCTGGAAAACGGCGTAAACCTGGAACAGACCATTCGTCTGCGCGAAGAAATCGCTGAACAGCACCGCGCTCTGGGTCAGATGAAAGAAATGGCTGCTAAATACGGCTACGACATCTCTGGTCCGGCTACCAATGCTCAGGAAGCTATCCAGTGGACTTACTTCGGCTACCTGGCTGCTGTTAAGTCTCAGAACGGTGCTGCAATGTCCTTCGGTCGTACCTCCACCTTCCTGGACGTGTACATCGAACGTGACCTGAAAGCTGGTAAAATCACCGAACAAGAAGCGCAGGAAATGGTTGACCACCTGGTCATGAAACTGCGTATGGTTCGCTTCCTGCGTACTCCGGAGTACGATGAACTGTTCTCTGGTGACCCGATTTGGGCAACCGAATCTATCGGTGGTATGGGTCTCGACGGTCGTACGCTGGTTACCAAAAACAGCTTCCGTTTCCTGAACACCCTGTACACCATGGGTCCGTCTCCGGAACCGAACATGACCATTCTGTGGTCTGAAAAACTGCCGCTGAACTTCAAGAAATTCGCCGCTAAAGTGTCCATCGACACCTCTTCTCTGCAGTATGAGAACGATGACCTGATGCGTCCGGACTTCAACAACGATGACTATGCTATCGCTTGCTGCGTAAGCCCGATGATCGTTGGTAAACAAATGCAGTTCTTCGGTGCGCGTGCAAACCTGGCGAAAACCATGCTGTACGCAATCAACGGCGGCGTTGACGAAAAACTGAAAATGCAGGTTGGTCCGAAATCTGAACCGATCAAAGGCGACGTCCTGAACTACGATGAAGTGATGGAGCGCATGGATCACTTCATGGACTGGCTGGCTAAACAGTACATCACTGCACTGAACATCATCCACTACATGCACGACAAGTACAGCTACGAAGCCGCTCTGATGGCGCTGCACGACCGTGACGTTATCCGCACCATGGCGTGTGGTATCGCTGGTCTGTCCGTTGCTGCTGACTCCCTGTCTGCAATCAAATATGCGAAAGTTAAACCGATTCGTGACGAAGACGGTCTGGCTATCGACTTCGAAATCGAAGGCGAATACCCGCAGTTTGGTAACAACGATCCGCGTGTAGATGACCTGGCTGTTGATCTGGTAGAACGTTTCATGAAGAAAATTCAGAAACTGCACACCTACCGTGACGCTATCCCGACTCAGTCTGTTCTGACCATCACTTCTAACGTTGTGTATGGTAAGAAAACCGGTAACACCCCAGACGGTCGTCGTGCTGGCGCACCGTTCGGACCGGGTGCTAACCCGATGCACGGTCGTGACCAGAAAGGTGCTGTAGCTTCTCTGACTTCCGTTGCTAAACTGCCGTTCGCTTACGCTAAAGATGGTATCTCTTACACCTTCTCTATCGTTCCGAACGCACTGGGTAAAGACGACGAAGTTCGTAAGACCAACCTGGCTGGTCTGATGGATGGTTACTTCCACCACGAAGCGTCCATCGAAGGTGGTCAGCACCTGAACGTAAACGTGATGAACCGTGAAATGCTGCTCGACGCAATGGAAAACCCGGAAAAATATCCGCAGTTGACCATCCGTGTATCTGGCTACGCAGTACGTTTCAACTCGCTGACTAAAGAACAGCAGCAGGACGTTATTACTCGTACCTTCACTCAATCTATGTAA
- the pflA gene encoding pyruvate formate lyase 1-activating protein encodes MSVIGRIHSFESCGTVDGPGIRFITFFQGCLMRCLYCHNRDTWDTHGGKEVTVEDLMKEVVTYRHFMNASGGGVTASGGEAILQAEFVRDWFRACKKEGIHTCLDTNGFVRRYDPVIDELLEVTDLVMLDLKQMNDEIHQNLVGVSNHRTLEFAQYLANKNVKVWIRYVVVPGWSDDDDSAHRLGEFTRDMGNVEKIELLPYHELGKHKWVAMGEEYKLDGVKPPKKETMERVKGILEQYGHKVMF; translated from the coding sequence ATGTCAGTTATTGGTCGCATTCACTCCTTTGAATCCTGTGGAACCGTAGACGGCCCGGGTATTCGCTTTATCACCTTTTTCCAGGGCTGCCTGATGCGCTGCCTGTATTGTCATAACCGCGACACCTGGGACACGCATGGCGGTAAAGAAGTTACCGTTGAAGATTTAATGAAAGAGGTGGTGACCTATCGCCACTTTATGAACGCTTCAGGTGGCGGCGTTACCGCATCTGGCGGCGAAGCAATTCTGCAAGCTGAGTTTGTTCGTGACTGGTTCCGCGCCTGCAAAAAAGAAGGCATTCATACCTGTCTGGACACCAACGGTTTTGTTCGTCGTTACGATCCGGTGATTGATGAACTGCTGGAAGTAACCGACCTGGTAATGCTTGATCTCAAACAAATGAACGACGAGATCCACCAAAATCTGGTAGGCGTTTCCAACCACCGAACGCTGGAGTTTGCCCAATATCTGGCGAACAAAAATGTGAAAGTCTGGATCCGTTATGTCGTAGTACCTGGCTGGTCTGACGACGACGATTCCGCCCACCGTCTTGGTGAATTTACCCGTGATATGGGTAACGTCGAAAAAATCGAACTCCTCCCCTACCATGAGCTGGGCAAACACAAATGGGTGGCGATGGGCGAAGAGTACAAACTCGATGGCGTGAAACCACCGAAGAAAGAGACCATGGAGCGCGTGAAAGGCATTCTTGAGCAGTATGGTCATAAAGTGATGTTCTAA
- the bcsC gene encoding cellulose synthase complex outer membrane protein BcsC, which produces MYKFTLNLLTLSLGLSMLPMTEAAPTAHQLLMAQVRLGEDTHREDLVEQSLYRLELVEPNNPDVVAARFRYLLRRGNIDGAQKQLTRLFLLAPDSKIYQASHTAMRLSSPDGRQALQMARLQAISGRHKEAIANYDRLFNGAPPDVEMAMEYWSTVAQIASRRNEAISQLRILNNDNPDTGAILGALGQAYSQKGDRANAVVNLEKALALDPHSSNNDKWNSLLKVNRYWLAIQQGDAALKANNPEQAERLFRQARSVDNADSYAVLGLGDVAMARKDYPAAERYYQQTLRMDSSNTNAVRGLANIYRQQSPEKAEAFIASLPASQRRSVDDIERSLQNDRLAQQAEALENQGKWAQAAALQRQRLALDPGSVWITYRLSQDLWQAGQRSQADTLMRNLAQQKPDDPEQVYAYGLYLSGHDQERAALAHINSLPRAQWNSNIQELVNRLQSDQVLETANRLRESGKEAEAEAMLRQQPPSTRIDLTLADWAQQRRDYTAARAAYQNVLTREPNNIDAILGLTEVDIAAGDKAAARSQLAKLPATDNASLNTQRRVALVQAQLGDTAAAQQTFNRLIPQAKSQPPSMESAMVLRDGASFEAQAGEPQQALETYKDAMVASGVATTRPQDNDTFTRLTRNDEKDDWLKRGVRSDAADLYRQQDLNVTLEHDYWGSSGTGGYSDLKAHTTMLQVDAPYSDGRMFFRSDFVNMNVGSFSADAEGKWDNNWGTCTLQDCSGNRSQSDSGASVAVGWRNDVWSWDIGTTPMGFNVVDVVGGISYSDDVGPLGYTINAHRRPISSSLLAFGGQKDSPGNTGKKWGGVRADGVGLSLSYDKGEANGVWASLSGDQLTGKNVEDNWRVRWMTGYYYKVINQNNRRVTIGLNNMIWHYDKDLSGYSLGQGGYYSPQEYLSFAVPVMWRERTENWSWELGASGSWSHSRTKTMPRYPLMNLIPTDWKDDAAGQTNDGGSSQGFGYTARALLERRVTSNWFVGTAIDIQQAKDYAPSHFLLYVRYSAAGWQGDMDLPPQPLIPYADW; this is translated from the coding sequence ATGTACAAATTCACCCTAAATTTGCTCACACTATCCCTTGGTTTGTCGATGCTGCCGATGACGGAAGCCGCGCCAACTGCTCATCAGTTGTTGATGGCGCAGGTTCGGTTAGGCGAAGACACTCACCGCGAAGATCTGGTCGAGCAATCGCTTTATCGTCTTGAATTGGTGGAACCCAATAATCCAGATGTCGTTGCGGCTCGTTTTCGCTATCTGCTGCGAAGGGGAAATATTGACGGTGCACAAAAACAACTTACCAGGCTTTTCCTGCTCGCACCGGATTCAAAAATATATCAAGCATCGCACACGGCTATGCGACTTTCCTCGCCTGATGGCCGTCAGGCACTGCAAATGGCACGTTTACAAGCTATCTCCGGGCGTCACAAAGAGGCTATTGCCAATTACGACAGGCTATTTAATGGGGCACCGCCAGATGTCGAAATGGCGATGGAGTACTGGAGTACAGTGGCGCAAATAGCATCCCGTCGCAACGAAGCGATTAGTCAGTTGAGAATACTTAATAATGATAACCCTGACACTGGTGCAATATTGGGGGCGCTGGGCCAGGCGTATTCCCAGAAAGGCGATCGCGCGAATGCGGTGGTGAATCTGGAAAAAGCCCTCGCGCTGGACCCGCACAGCAGCAACAATGACAAGTGGAACAGCCTGTTGAAAGTGAACCGCTACTGGCTGGCGATCCAGCAGGGTGATGCTGCGCTGAAAGCCAATAATCCAGAGCAGGCCGAACGGTTGTTCCGGCAGGCGCGCAGTGTTGATAACGCCGACAGCTATGCAGTGCTGGGACTGGGTGATGTGGCAATGGCGCGCAAAGATTACCCCGCCGCGGAACGTTATTATCAGCAGACGCTGCGCATGGACAGCAGCAACACCAACGCCGTGCGCGGACTGGCGAATATTTATCGCCAGCAGTCACCGGAAAAAGCCGAAGCGTTTATTGCCTCGCTCCCGGCCAGCCAGCGGCGCAGCGTTGATGACATCGAACGCAGCCTGCAAAACGATCGTCTGGCACAGCAGGCGGAGGCACTGGAAAATCAGGGCAAATGGGCGCAGGCGGCAGCGCTTCAGCGGCAACGGCTGGCGCTGGATCCCGGCAGTGTATGGATTACTTACCGGCTGTCGCAGGATCTCTGGCAGGCCGGGCAACGTAGCCAGGCCGATACCCTGATGCGCAATCTGGCACAGCAGAAACCAGACGATCCGGAGCAGGTTTACGCTTACGGGCTGTATCTCTCCGGTCACGATCAGGAGCGGGCGGCGCTGGCGCATATCAACAGCCTGCCGCGCGCGCAGTGGAACAGCAATATTCAGGAGCTGGTTAATCGGCTGCAAAGCGATCAGGTGCTGGAAACCGCTAACCGTCTGCGGGAAAGCGGCAAAGAGGCCGAAGCGGAAGCGATGCTGCGCCAGCAACCACCTTCCACGCGCATTGACCTCACGCTGGCCGACTGGGCGCAGCAACGGCGTGATTACACCGCCGCCCGCGCTGCGTATCAGAATGTCCTGACGCGCGAGCCGAATAACATCGATGCCATTCTTGGCCTGACGGAAGTGGATATTGCTGCAGGCGACAAAGCGGCAGCGCGCAGCCAACTGGCGAAACTGCCCGCCACCGATAACGCGTCGCTGAACACGCAACGGCGTGTGGCGCTGGTGCAGGCACAGCTTGGCGATACCGCGGCGGCGCAGCAGACGTTTAACAGGCTGATCCCACAGGCAAAATCTCAACCACCGTCGATGGAAAGCGCGATGGTTCTGCGCGATGGCGCGAGTTTTGAAGCGCAGGCAGGGGAACCGCAGCAGGCGCTGGAAACCTACAAAGACGCAATGGTCGCATCCGGTGTGGCGACAACGCGTCCGCAGGATAACGACACCTTTACCCGTCTGACCCGCAATGACGAGAAGGACGACTGGCTGAAACGCGGCGTGCGCAGCGATGCGGCGGACCTCTATCGTCAGCAGGATCTCAACGTCACCCTCGAACATGATTACTGGGGTTCGAGCGGTACTGGTGGCTATTCTGATCTGAAAGCGCACACCACCATGTTGCAGGTGGATGCGCCGTATTCCGACGGGCGAATGTTCTTCCGCAGTGATTTCGTCAATATGAACGTTGGCAGTTTCTCCGCCGACGCTGAGGGTAAATGGGATAACAACTGGGGCACCTGTACGTTACAGGATTGTAGCGGCAATCGCAGTCAGTCGGATTCCGGTGCCAGCGTTGCTGTCGGCTGGCGCAATGACGTCTGGAGCTGGGATATCGGCACCACGCCGATGGGCTTCAACGTGGTGGATGTCGTTGGTGGCATCAGTTACAGCGACGACGTGGGGCCGCTTGGTTACACCATTAACGCCCATCGTCGCCCCATCTCCAGTTCCTTGCTGGCCTTTGGCGGGCAAAAAGACTCCCCGGGCAACACCGGGAAAAAATGGGGCGGCGTGCGTGCTGATGGCGTGGGGCTAAGCCTGAGCTACGATAAAGGTGAAGCGAACGGCGTCTGGGCATCGCTTAGCGGCGACCAGTTAACCGGCAAAAATGTCGAAGATAACTGGCGCGTGCGCTGGATGACGGGCTATTACTATAAAGTCATCAACCAGAACAATCGCCGCGTCACCATTGGTCTGAACAATATGATCTGGCATTACGACAAAGACCTGAGTGGGTACTCACTCGGTCAGGGCGGTTACTACAGCCCGCAGGAATACCTGTCGTTTGCCGTACCGGTGATGTGGCGCGAGCGGACGGAAAACTGGTCGTGGGAGCTGGGTGCGTCTGGCTCGTGGTCGCATTCACGAACCAAAACCATGCCGCGTTATCCGCTGATGAACCTGATCCCGACTGACTGGAAAGACGATGCAGCCGGCCAGACCAACGACGGTGGCAGCAGTCAGGGCTTTGGCTACACGGCGCGGGCATTACTTGAACGCCGCGTCACATCCAACTGGTTTGTCGGTACGGCAATCGATATCCAGCAGGCGAAAGATTATGCGCCCAGCCATTTCCTGCTCTATGTACGGTATTCCGCCGCCGGATGGCAGGGCGACATGGATTTACCGCCGCAGCCGCTGATACCTTACGCCGACTGGTAA